A window of the Pungitius pungitius chromosome 3, fPunPun2.1, whole genome shotgun sequence genome harbors these coding sequences:
- the npat gene encoding protein NPAT isoform X4, producing the protein MLLPSDVARLVLGYLQEERLCATTQAFIHECPNLREYAEHSTEDGTIPACVFSVFGKGLTTILNEYIAAKTKESCREVPAVMTSLWKKLDFTLNQIKSLQNSPAISANQRIRSRHGAANTARQRALAGASAGGEVCSSVSEASSVINPANISHSMLGHSTPVSYTSVHSRPAAPGSGTHQQILDGSRLLNTPRDSPIHIIVSEHRLNPGPMSPGRRKWDTPRKRGGAQSESTTTSRCAPAVSTPNAEPQPEEAVDGNFPQLVIQNARDKILGDRSLQEKLAENINKILANEPVPQTTKAPSSTVEADQSIDEILGLQGEIHMSNDAIHDILEQTESDPAFHALFELFDYNKTRFPEAEVGDISCSPEDDDPAGPLSTVAALPSDDPAPALREAKASEATPMAVKTKAGQEPRTRKAAAPTLLKKVVLGPSSRASRIENSSAKLLVSCGEPRGVSPAAVDSSGKEKASLFDNSVFVTPMDIDEPLNTPPPPADSAPIEEAATKSVAPFPGESAVLPSAAFNGPEAASNPSAFLFPLHVELNNAPALTADLPRTPLPSSGGDAQPGACLSAAPGLASRTSPRSSGTAVLASPSSASTSASTSATLTATPASSLPVSPSSSFAPVGAAADPPPAKHHATPSKAAASGDIVSLEIIISDNQEEDLSTTAALNRAISSISGDKIPTIYLSSPAKSSGAPGTPRASSDEAALAVSGLQSSEVYASPLGSKAGALVASPLPGTSQAQQNFLIQLPLSAANAALQAATASYFLVTEPPTTDAQSRQVLLSTGVPLAQPVPANQFGVTTPPRSRGPSAGPTLILPSPAKPMLLPVSVIGPNTLGKVHVVSNQLVAIPNLVPLQQSGPGKPKSPTMAIKRSTSTGAEQHPVEVQPQTPKTTKPAASNASLPRRVQRTEKDGKKMVTRSKPAILGGNKPRRRIEPVRCSTDTQTGEGFTKEGEKSIPPPQQHQKVPLKKSPRKQDHSAQNEDAQSASASRDDAAQPETLKKSKSGRRSKSIDGIHTHDKGGDAAKAKESDTSKSLSADSALKSGTRKEKEESSRKEPAEKAAGKSREGRPEKRTPPQEAPNVMANKENEIKGSVQEQQQQQQPSAPSPVVSRDFSPPAVTQPASSPQSKATKAPSKTSSLVKQAAEMLHDINGLNSPSSPVKRPAAVGPDHGGLPRTPGPGRGLEESVDRARTPSRQRRGRDGEGTPKHLIPPNTPDVPGCSPASEAGSENSINMAAHTLMILSRAAIARTGTPLKDSLRQEEAGEKSATSSKSSKKRKPASPTGSPPRAKKESKQSPSQKSDRERKKLVDFFPHDLDVDKFLSSLHYDE; encoded by the exons ATGTTGCTCCCGTCCGATGTCGCCCGGCTGGTTTTGG GGTATCTCCAAGAAGAGCGACTGTGCGCGACAACACAAGCCTTCATCCACGAGTGCCCGAACCTCAGAGAGTATGCAGAGCACTCCACGGAGGACGGCACTATTCCTGCTTGTGTTTTC TCCGTCTTTGGGAAAGGCCTGACAACCATTTTAAATGAGTATATAGCTGCCAAAACAAAAG AGTCTTGTCGTGAGGTTCCAGCTGTGATGACCTCGTTGTGGAAAAAGCTGGACTTTACACTCAACCAGATCAA GTCATTGCAGAACTCCCCAGCTATATCAGCAAATCAAAGAA TACGTTCACGCCACGGAGCGGCAAACACGGCGAGACAGCGGGCCTTAGCTGGGGCTTCGGCTGGTGGAGAGGTCTGCTCCTCCGTTTCTGAGGCGAGCTCCGTCATCAACCCTGCAAACATCTCCCACAGCATGCTCGGCCACTCCACGCCCGTGAGCTACACCTCTGTGCACAGCCGGCCAGCTGCTCCCGGCAGTGGCACACACCAGCAGATCCTTGATGGCAGCCGATTACTCAATACGCCAA GAGATTCACCAATACACATAATTGTTTCAGAACATCGGCTAAATCCAGGTCCAATGTCTCCTGGACGGCGGAAATG GGACACCCCGAGGAAGAGAGGTGGGGCCCAGAGCGAGTCCACTACCACTAGCAGATGTGCCCCAGCTGTCAGTACTCCAAATGCAGAACCTCAACCTGAAGAGGCCGTCGATGGGAACTTTCCT CAGCTCGTAATACAAAATGCACGGGACAAAATATTGGGAGACAGATCGTTACAAGAAAAGCTGGctgaaaacatcaacaaaatcCTCGCCAA TGAGCCAGTGCCCCAGACCACCAAGGCCCCTTCAAGCACAGTGGAGGCAGACCAGTCCATAGATGAAATCCTGGGTTTACAG GGGGAAATCCACATGAGTAACGATGCCATCCATGACATTTTGGAGCAGACCGAGTCGGACCCAGCTTTTCACGCCCTCTTTGAGCTCTTTGATTACA ATAAGACACGTTTTCCCGAAGCGGAGGTTGGAGACATCAGCTGTAGTCCAGAAGACGACGATCCTGCTGGACCTTTATCTACAGTCGCAGCCCTTCCGAGTGATGATCCAG ccCCTGCACTGCGAGAGGCTAAAGCTTCGGAAGCAACGCCAATGGCCGTTAAGACGAAAGCTGGACAAGAGCCTAGAACCAGAAAGGCCGCTGCCCCCACCTTGTTGAAGAAAGTGGTTCTGGGCCCCAGCAGCCGGGCATCTAGAATTGAAAACAGTTCCGCCAAGCTGTTGGTGAGCTGTGGGGAGCCTCGAGGCGTCTCGCCTGCTGCCGTGGACTCAAGCGGAAAAGAGAAAGCTTCGCTGTTCGATAACAGTGTTTTTGTAACGCCAATGGACATCGACGAACCGCTgaacacgcccccccctcccgcggACAGTGCGCCCATCGAGGAGGCCGCCACCAAGTCAGTCGCCCCTTTCCCCGGAGAATCGGCTGTTCTTCCCTCCGCCGCGTTCAACGGGCCGGAGGCGGCATCCAACCCCTCTGcttttctgtttcctctgcaCGTCGAGCTGAACAACGCCCCGGCGCTGACCGCCGACCTGCCTCGCACGCCGCTTCCGAGCAGCGGAGGAGACGCTCAACCGGGGGCTTGTCTCTCCGCCGCGCCGGGATTGGCCTCTCGTACTTCTCCTCGTAGCAGTGGCACAGCCGTGCTGGCCTCGCCCTCGTCGGCGTCCACATCGGCCTCTACCTCCGCGACGCTAACGGCTACACCGGCCTCCTCCCTGCCCGTCTCGCCCTCGTCCTCTTTTGCCCCGGTCGGTGCGGCGGCTGATCCGCCACCCGCCAAACACCACGCCACTCCAAGCAAGGCCGCAGCATCCGGGGATATAGTTTCTCTTGAGATCATCATCAGCGACAACCAGGAGGAGGATTTGTCCACCACCGCGGCTTTGAATCGGGCGATTTCTAGCATTTCCGGAGACAAGATCCCCACCATCTATCTTTCCTCTCCTGCCAAGTCCTCCGGAGCTCCCGGCACGCCAAGGGCCAGCTCGGATGAGGCGGCACTGGCAGTGAGTGGCTTACAAAGCTCTGAGGTGTATGCCAGTCCTCTCGGCTCTAAGGCCGGAGCTCTGGTGGCGTCTCCGTTACCGGGGACCTCACAGGCCCAGCAGAACTTCCTAATTCAGCTCCCCCTGAGCGCTGCTAACGCTGCACTCCAAGCAGCCACTGCCAGCTATTTCCTGGTGACTGAACCCCCGACGACAGATGCTCAAAGCAGGCAGGTGTTGCTGTCGACAGGAGTCCCATTGGCACAGCCTGTGCCCGCCAACCAGTTTGGGGTGACCACACCACCTCGCTCTCGAGGCCCCTCCGCTG GACCAACTCTTATCTTACCATCGCCTGCGAAGCCCATgctacttcctgtttctgttaTCGGGCCAAACACTCTGGGAAAGGTTCATGTGGTGTCAAATCAG CTTGTTGCCATACCCAACCTAGTACCGTTACAGCAGTCCGGTCCTGGCAAACCAAAGTCTCCCACGATGGCAATCAAACGGTCTACATCTACCG GTGCTGAACAACACCCGGTTG AAGTTCAACCACAAACTCCTAAAACCACCAAACCTGCAGCTTCAAATGCATCTCTGCCACGCCGTGTCCAGCGAACTGAGAAAGATGGTAAAAAGATGGTGACTCGGAGTAAACCTGCTATCTTGGGTGGCAACAAGCCCAGGAGGAGAATAGAGCCGGTCAGATGCTCAACAGATACTCAGACTGGAGAAGGCTTCACAAAGGAGGGGGAGAAGTCCATTCCTCCTCCACAACAGCACCAGAAAGTTCCTCTTAAAAAGAGCCCTCGCAAACAAGATCATAGCGCCCAAAACGAAGATGCTCAAAGTGCAAGCGCCAGCAGGGATGATGCCGCGCAGCCCGAGACTTTGAAAAAGTCTAAATCTGGAAGGCGATCAAAATCTATAGACGGGATACACACCCATGATAAGGGGGGCGATGCAGCGAAAGCTAAGGAATCTGATACTTCGAAGTCGTTGTCCGCTGATTCTGCTCTGAAATCAGGAACtagaaaggagaaagaggagagcagCAGGAAAGAACCTGCAGAAAAGGCTGCTGGCAAATCCCGTGAGGGGCGTCCAGAAAAGAGGACGCCTCCTCAGGAGGCGCCCAATGTGATGGCTAACAAGGAAAACGAAATCAAAGGCAGCGtgcaagagcagcagcagcagcagcagccgtcgGCACCTTCACCCGTGGTGTCAAGAGACTTCAGCCCTCCGGCTGTCACCCAGCCTGCGTCTAGCCCTCAGTCCAAGGCTACTAAAGCGCCCTCAAAGACCAGCTCGCTGGTCAAGCAGGCGGCGGAGATGCTGCACGACATCAACGGGCTCAACTCTCCGTCCTCCCCGGTCAAGAGGCCCGCGGCGGTCGGTCCGGACCACGGCGGGCTCCCCCGCACCCCGGGGCCCGGCCGCGGCCTAGAGGAGTCCGTGGACCGCGCCAGGACGCCTTCCCGGCAGAGGAGGGGCCGAGACGGGGAGGGGACCCCCAAGCACCTGATCCCTCCCAACACGCCGGACGTCCCCGGCTGCAGCCCGGCCAGCGAGGCCGGCAGCGAGAACAGCATTAACATGGCCGCCCACACGCTCATGATCCTGTCGCGTGCCGCCATCGCCAGGACGGGCACGCCGCTGAAGGACAGCCTGCgtcaggaggaggcgggggagaaATCGGCCACGAGCTCAAAGAGCTCTAAGAAGCGCAAACCGGCGTCTCCCACAGGCAGCCCGCCGCGTGCCAAGAAGGAGTCCAAACAATCTCCCAGCCAGAAGAGCGACCGG GAAAGGAAGAAACTTGTAGATTTCTTTCCTCATGACTTGGATGTGGATAAGTTCCTGTCTTCTCTCCACTATGATGAGTGA
- the npat gene encoding protein NPAT isoform X3, translating into MLLPSDVARLVLGYLQEERLCATTQAFIHECPNLREYAEHSTEDGTIPACVFSVFGKGLTTILNEYIAAKTKESCREVPAVMTSLWKKLDFTLNQIKSLQNSPAISANQRIRSRHGAANTARQRALAGASAGGEVCSSVSEASSVINPANISHSMLGHSTPVSYTSVHSRPAAPGSGTHQQILDGSRLLNTPRDSPIHIIVSEHRLNPGPMSPGRRKWDTPRKRGGAQSESTTTSRCAPAVSTPNAEPQPEEAVDGNFPQLVIQNARDKILGDRSLQEKLAENINKILANEPVPQTTKAPSSTVEADQSIDEILGLQGEIHMSNDAIHDILEQTESDPAFHALFELFDYNKTRFPEAEVGDISCSPEDDDPAGPLSTVAALPSDDPAPALREAKASEATPMAVKTKAGQEPRTRKAAAPTLLKKVVLGPSSRASRIENSSAKLLVSCGEPRGVSPAAVDSSGKEKASLFDNSVFVTPMDIDEPLNTPPPPADSAPIEEAATKSVAPFPGESAVLPSAAFNGPEAASNPSAFLFPLHVELNNAPALTADLPRTPLPSSGGDAQPGACLSAAPGLASRTSPRSSGTAVLASPSSASTSASTSATLTATPASSLPVSPSSSFAPVGAAADPPPAKHHATPSKAAASGDIVSLEIIISDNQEEDLSTTAALNRAISSISGDKIPTIYLSSPAKSSGAPGTPRASSDEAALAVSGLQSSEVYASPLGSKAGALVASPLPGTSQAQQNFLIQLPLSAANAALQAATASYFLVTEPPTTDAQSRQVLLSTGVPLAQPVPANQFGVTTPPRSRGPSAGPTLILPSPAKPMLLPVSVIGPNTLGKVHVVSNQLVAIPNLVPLQQSGPGKPKSPTMAIKRSTSTGAEQHPVAEVQPQTPKTTKPAASNASLPRRVQRTEKDGKKMVTRSKPAILGGNKPRRRIEPVRCSTDTQTGEGFTKEGEKSIPPPQQHQKVPLKKSPRKQDHSAQNEDAQSASASRDDAAQPETLKKSKSGRRSKSIDGIHTHDKGGDAAKAKESDTSKSLSADSALKSGTRKEKEESSRKEPAEKAAGKSREGRPEKRTPPQEAPNVMANKENEIKGSVQEQQQQQQPSAPSPVVSRDFSPPAVTQPASSPQSKATKAPSKTSSLVKQAAEMLHDINGLNSPSSPVKRPAAVGPDHGGLPRTPGPGRGLEESVDRARTPSRQRRGRDGEGTPKHLIPPNTPDVPGCSPASEAGSENSINMAAHTLMILSRAAIARTGTPLKDSLRQEEAGEKSATSSKSSKKRKPASPTGSPPRAKKESKQSPSQKSDRERKKLVDFFPHDLDVDKFLSSLHYDE; encoded by the exons ATGTTGCTCCCGTCCGATGTCGCCCGGCTGGTTTTGG GGTATCTCCAAGAAGAGCGACTGTGCGCGACAACACAAGCCTTCATCCACGAGTGCCCGAACCTCAGAGAGTATGCAGAGCACTCCACGGAGGACGGCACTATTCCTGCTTGTGTTTTC TCCGTCTTTGGGAAAGGCCTGACAACCATTTTAAATGAGTATATAGCTGCCAAAACAAAAG AGTCTTGTCGTGAGGTTCCAGCTGTGATGACCTCGTTGTGGAAAAAGCTGGACTTTACACTCAACCAGATCAA GTCATTGCAGAACTCCCCAGCTATATCAGCAAATCAAAGAA TACGTTCACGCCACGGAGCGGCAAACACGGCGAGACAGCGGGCCTTAGCTGGGGCTTCGGCTGGTGGAGAGGTCTGCTCCTCCGTTTCTGAGGCGAGCTCCGTCATCAACCCTGCAAACATCTCCCACAGCATGCTCGGCCACTCCACGCCCGTGAGCTACACCTCTGTGCACAGCCGGCCAGCTGCTCCCGGCAGTGGCACACACCAGCAGATCCTTGATGGCAGCCGATTACTCAATACGCCAA GAGATTCACCAATACACATAATTGTTTCAGAACATCGGCTAAATCCAGGTCCAATGTCTCCTGGACGGCGGAAATG GGACACCCCGAGGAAGAGAGGTGGGGCCCAGAGCGAGTCCACTACCACTAGCAGATGTGCCCCAGCTGTCAGTACTCCAAATGCAGAACCTCAACCTGAAGAGGCCGTCGATGGGAACTTTCCT CAGCTCGTAATACAAAATGCACGGGACAAAATATTGGGAGACAGATCGTTACAAGAAAAGCTGGctgaaaacatcaacaaaatcCTCGCCAA TGAGCCAGTGCCCCAGACCACCAAGGCCCCTTCAAGCACAGTGGAGGCAGACCAGTCCATAGATGAAATCCTGGGTTTACAG GGGGAAATCCACATGAGTAACGATGCCATCCATGACATTTTGGAGCAGACCGAGTCGGACCCAGCTTTTCACGCCCTCTTTGAGCTCTTTGATTACA ATAAGACACGTTTTCCCGAAGCGGAGGTTGGAGACATCAGCTGTAGTCCAGAAGACGACGATCCTGCTGGACCTTTATCTACAGTCGCAGCCCTTCCGAGTGATGATCCAG ccCCTGCACTGCGAGAGGCTAAAGCTTCGGAAGCAACGCCAATGGCCGTTAAGACGAAAGCTGGACAAGAGCCTAGAACCAGAAAGGCCGCTGCCCCCACCTTGTTGAAGAAAGTGGTTCTGGGCCCCAGCAGCCGGGCATCTAGAATTGAAAACAGTTCCGCCAAGCTGTTGGTGAGCTGTGGGGAGCCTCGAGGCGTCTCGCCTGCTGCCGTGGACTCAAGCGGAAAAGAGAAAGCTTCGCTGTTCGATAACAGTGTTTTTGTAACGCCAATGGACATCGACGAACCGCTgaacacgcccccccctcccgcggACAGTGCGCCCATCGAGGAGGCCGCCACCAAGTCAGTCGCCCCTTTCCCCGGAGAATCGGCTGTTCTTCCCTCCGCCGCGTTCAACGGGCCGGAGGCGGCATCCAACCCCTCTGcttttctgtttcctctgcaCGTCGAGCTGAACAACGCCCCGGCGCTGACCGCCGACCTGCCTCGCACGCCGCTTCCGAGCAGCGGAGGAGACGCTCAACCGGGGGCTTGTCTCTCCGCCGCGCCGGGATTGGCCTCTCGTACTTCTCCTCGTAGCAGTGGCACAGCCGTGCTGGCCTCGCCCTCGTCGGCGTCCACATCGGCCTCTACCTCCGCGACGCTAACGGCTACACCGGCCTCCTCCCTGCCCGTCTCGCCCTCGTCCTCTTTTGCCCCGGTCGGTGCGGCGGCTGATCCGCCACCCGCCAAACACCACGCCACTCCAAGCAAGGCCGCAGCATCCGGGGATATAGTTTCTCTTGAGATCATCATCAGCGACAACCAGGAGGAGGATTTGTCCACCACCGCGGCTTTGAATCGGGCGATTTCTAGCATTTCCGGAGACAAGATCCCCACCATCTATCTTTCCTCTCCTGCCAAGTCCTCCGGAGCTCCCGGCACGCCAAGGGCCAGCTCGGATGAGGCGGCACTGGCAGTGAGTGGCTTACAAAGCTCTGAGGTGTATGCCAGTCCTCTCGGCTCTAAGGCCGGAGCTCTGGTGGCGTCTCCGTTACCGGGGACCTCACAGGCCCAGCAGAACTTCCTAATTCAGCTCCCCCTGAGCGCTGCTAACGCTGCACTCCAAGCAGCCACTGCCAGCTATTTCCTGGTGACTGAACCCCCGACGACAGATGCTCAAAGCAGGCAGGTGTTGCTGTCGACAGGAGTCCCATTGGCACAGCCTGTGCCCGCCAACCAGTTTGGGGTGACCACACCACCTCGCTCTCGAGGCCCCTCCGCTG GACCAACTCTTATCTTACCATCGCCTGCGAAGCCCATgctacttcctgtttctgttaTCGGGCCAAACACTCTGGGAAAGGTTCATGTGGTGTCAAATCAG CTTGTTGCCATACCCAACCTAGTACCGTTACAGCAGTCCGGTCCTGGCAAACCAAAGTCTCCCACGATGGCAATCAAACGGTCTACATCTACCG GTGCTGAACAACACCCGGTTG CAGAAGTTCAACCACAAACTCCTAAAACCACCAAACCTGCAGCTTCAAATGCATCTCTGCCACGCCGTGTCCAGCGAACTGAGAAAGATGGTAAAAAGATGGTGACTCGGAGTAAACCTGCTATCTTGGGTGGCAACAAGCCCAGGAGGAGAATAGAGCCGGTCAGATGCTCAACAGATACTCAGACTGGAGAAGGCTTCACAAAGGAGGGGGAGAAGTCCATTCCTCCTCCACAACAGCACCAGAAAGTTCCTCTTAAAAAGAGCCCTCGCAAACAAGATCATAGCGCCCAAAACGAAGATGCTCAAAGTGCAAGCGCCAGCAGGGATGATGCCGCGCAGCCCGAGACTTTGAAAAAGTCTAAATCTGGAAGGCGATCAAAATCTATAGACGGGATACACACCCATGATAAGGGGGGCGATGCAGCGAAAGCTAAGGAATCTGATACTTCGAAGTCGTTGTCCGCTGATTCTGCTCTGAAATCAGGAACtagaaaggagaaagaggagagcagCAGGAAAGAACCTGCAGAAAAGGCTGCTGGCAAATCCCGTGAGGGGCGTCCAGAAAAGAGGACGCCTCCTCAGGAGGCGCCCAATGTGATGGCTAACAAGGAAAACGAAATCAAAGGCAGCGtgcaagagcagcagcagcagcagcagccgtcgGCACCTTCACCCGTGGTGTCAAGAGACTTCAGCCCTCCGGCTGTCACCCAGCCTGCGTCTAGCCCTCAGTCCAAGGCTACTAAAGCGCCCTCAAAGACCAGCTCGCTGGTCAAGCAGGCGGCGGAGATGCTGCACGACATCAACGGGCTCAACTCTCCGTCCTCCCCGGTCAAGAGGCCCGCGGCGGTCGGTCCGGACCACGGCGGGCTCCCCCGCACCCCGGGGCCCGGCCGCGGCCTAGAGGAGTCCGTGGACCGCGCCAGGACGCCTTCCCGGCAGAGGAGGGGCCGAGACGGGGAGGGGACCCCCAAGCACCTGATCCCTCCCAACACGCCGGACGTCCCCGGCTGCAGCCCGGCCAGCGAGGCCGGCAGCGAGAACAGCATTAACATGGCCGCCCACACGCTCATGATCCTGTCGCGTGCCGCCATCGCCAGGACGGGCACGCCGCTGAAGGACAGCCTGCgtcaggaggaggcgggggagaaATCGGCCACGAGCTCAAAGAGCTCTAAGAAGCGCAAACCGGCGTCTCCCACAGGCAGCCCGCCGCGTGCCAAGAAGGAGTCCAAACAATCTCCCAGCCAGAAGAGCGACCGG GAAAGGAAGAAACTTGTAGATTTCTTTCCTCATGACTTGGATGTGGATAAGTTCCTGTCTTCTCTCCACTATGATGAGTGA